A genome region from Heterodontus francisci isolate sHetFra1 unplaced genomic scaffold, sHetFra1.hap1 HAP1_SCAFFOLD_255, whole genome shotgun sequence includes the following:
- the LOC137366207 gene encoding histone H2B-like gives MPVLLEKLHNEKEKKKAAAKKGAKKTVSKPSAKSGKKRRKSRKESYSIYIYKVMKQVHPDTGISSKAMSIMNSFVNDIFERIAGEASRLAHYNKRRTISSREIQTAVRLLLPGELAKHAVSEGTKAVTKYTSSK, from the coding sequence gagaagaagaaagcagctgctaagaagggcgccaagaaaactgtgagtaaaccgtcagcaaagagcggcaagaagcggagaaagtcgaggaaggagagttactccatctacatctacaaagtgatgaagcaggttcaccccgacaccggcatctcctccaaggccatgagtatcatgaactcgtttgtgaacgatattttcgagcgcatcgcgggtgaggcttcccgcctggcccattacaacaagcgcagaaccatcagctcccgggagatccagaccgcagtgcgcctgctgctgcccggggagctggccaagcacgccgtgtcggaagggacaaaggcggtgaccaagtacaccagctccaagtaa